The following are from one region of the Mixophyes fleayi isolate aMixFle1 chromosome 7, aMixFle1.hap1, whole genome shotgun sequence genome:
- the LOC142098543 gene encoding olfactory receptor 2B6-like → MSWRNDTVVTEFVLRGLSSEPRTQTILFVAFLLIYVIILVGNFLIITLTTTDINLQTPMYFFLTNLSVMDICVSSTTIPRMLKDLLSVKKTISYVECAAQMYISLSLGECECILLAIMAYDRYIAICYPLHYTIIITRSVCIKIAIGTWVCGFLLSICHITLTLNINLCGQNEINHFLCEVPEFLSLGCQNIAIVEYVIFIVGVIILIIPITLICMSYTQIILNILKISSLEGQKKAFSTCGSHMMVVAMFYGSAMAVYMKTRSTSSPNTDKMITVFYFIISPMLNPLIYTLRNKEVKAALTKFWKNKMF, encoded by the coding sequence ATGTCTTGGAGAAATGACACAGTGGTGACAGAATTTGTTCTGCGTGGACTCTCCAGTGAACCCAGGACACAGACCATACTTTTTGTTGCCTTCTTACTTATTTATGTGATCATTTTAGTTGGAAACTTTCTCATCATCACTTTGACCACTACAGATATCAATCTCCAGACTCCTATGTATTTCTTTCTTACCAACCTTTCTGTTATGGACATCTGTGTTTCATCAACAACTATCCCAAGGATGCTAAAAGATTTACTATCAGTAAAAAAGACAATTTCTTATGTAGAGTGTGCAGCTCAAATGTATATATCTTTATCTTTAGGGGAATGTGAATGCATTTTGCTTGCAATTATGGCTTATGATCGTTACATAGCTATATGTTATCCATTACATTACACAATAATTATCACCAGATCCGTTTGCATTAAAATAGCTATAGGCACATGGGTATGTGGTTTTCTCCTCTCAATTTGTCATATTACACTTACACTGAACATTAATCTGTGTGGTCAGAATGAAATTAACCATTTTTTATGTGAAGTTCCAGAATTCCTATCACTTGGGTGTCAGAATATAGCGATAGTTGAATATGTGATTTTTATTGTAGGCGTGATAATACTAATTATACCTATAACTTTGATATGTATGTCTTacacacaaattatattaaaCATCTTAAAGATTTCTTCCTTGGAAGGGCAGAAAAAAGCATTTTCTACGTGTGGATCCCACATGATGGTTGTAGCAATGTTTTATGGGTCAGCTATGGCTGTGTACATGAAAACCAGGTCAACATCTTCCCCAAATACAGACAAAATGATTACCGTTTTTTACTTTATAATAAGCCCAATGTTAAATCCATTGATATATACACTTAGGAACAAAGAAGTAAAAGCAGCTTTAACTAagttttggaaaaataaaatgttttaa